A window of Maioricimonas rarisocia genomic DNA:
GGAACGGGTTCGTGGCGATGGTCGTCGGGGTCAACAACTGGATCCAGCGGGGTCTCATCCGCCGTGTCGCGGTGGTTGCACTGCTGACCGGCGCCTCGATCGGCCTGAGCATGGTCTTCTGGCCGAAAGTCGAGTACCTGCCGACCGGTAACCGGAACCTGGTATTCGGTATCCTCCTGCCTCCCCCCGGCTACAACCTGGACCAGCTGATGGAGATGGGGGAACAGGTCGAAGACGATCTGCGTCCCTACTGGGACATCGAGCCGGACAGTCCTGAGGTAGCCGAACTCGACTTTCCGATGATCGGCGACTTCTTCTTCGTGGCCCGGGGGCGACAGGTCTTTCTGGGAATTCGGGCGTATGACCCGATGGAGGCCAGCAAGCTGATTCCGCTGGTTCAGAAGGTCGGCTCGAAACTTCCTGGCACGTTTGCCGTCGCCAAGCAGTCGAGCCTGTTCGAACAGGGTCTGACCGCCGGACGAACCATCGATGTGGAAATCACCGGTCCCGAATTGCAGAAGCTGGTCGCGTTGGGGGGACAGGTGTTCGGGCAGGTGAACGGCATGATCCCGGGCGTGCAGGCCCGGCCGGTCCCCAGCCTCGACCTCTCCAGTCCGGAAGTCCACGTCGAGCCGAAGCTGGTCCAGGCGGCCGAAATGGGCGTCACCACCAGCGCGCTGGGATATGCCGTCGACGCTCTGGTCGATGGTGCCTTCGCCGGGGACTACTACCTGGGGGGCGACAAGATCGACCTGACGATTCGGGGAGAAGACATCTATTCCGGCAGTCTGCAGGACATCCGGGCGCTGCCGGTCGCGACGCCGATCGGACAGCTCGTCCCGCTCGAAGCGCTGGCGTCGATCCAGATGAACAGCGGCCCCGAGCAGATCAATCACCGCGAACGCCTGCGGGCCATCACGATCGAAGTCTCACCGCCTCCCGAAATGCCGCTCGAAAACGCCATGGAGTTGATCCAGACGCAGATCGTCGGCCCGATGGTCGAGGGGGATCAGCTCGAAGGGGGCTACCGCGTCACGCTGGCTGGTACCGCCGACAAGCTGCGCAGTACCTGGCAGGCGCTGCAGTTCAACGTGATTCTGGCCCTGCTGATCACGTACCTGCTGATGGCAGCCCTGTTCGAATCCTGGCTGTACCCGCTGGTGGTCATCTTCAGTGTGCCCCTGGGGGCCGTGGGGGGAATCCTTGGCCTGAATCTGCTGAACCTGTTCTACCTGCAGCCGCTCGACGTGCTGACGATGCTCGGCTTCGTGATTCTGATCGGAACCGTGGTGAATAACCCGATTCTGATCGTGCACCAGTCGCTGAACCTCATTCGCGAAGAGGGCATGGAGCCAAAACAGGCGATTCTCGAGTCGGTTCGCACGCGTATCCGGCCGATCTTCATGACGACGACCACCACGGTTCTCGGCCTGCTGCCGCTGGTCCTGTTCCCGGGGGCCGGCAGCGAACTGTACCGCGGCCTCGGCAGCGTCGTGCTGGGCGGTCTGCTCGTCTCGACGGTCTTCACGATGTTCCTTGTGCCGACGTTGTTCAGCCTGACGATGGATGCGAAGGGACTGATCGTCCGCCTGTTCCGCAGGAAAAAAGCATCGGGCGAACCACAAACGCCGCCGCAGCCCCCGACGCGTCCCCGCGAAGAACTCGTCGAGGTGTGACAGAACAATCCCGGCTGCCGCCTGAAAGTGGTGTTCCCCTCCGGCGACAGCCCTCGGGTCCGGATCAATCCACGACCCGGCGGGCTGTCGCCGCCTTTCTTTGATGGCGTTCCCTCGCCACACTGGGAATCCCGCGCATCGTTCACCACACTGTGCGGCGAGATTCCCTGCCCCGACCGTTCCCCCTGGCTTTCCCTGATGGCTCTGCTCAATATCAACGACGTCACGTTCGGATTCACACAGCCCCCGCTCCTCGACGGCGTAACCGTCAACGTCGAGCGGGGCGAACGGATCGGTCTGGTCGGGCGGAACGGTGCCGGCAAATCGACGCTGATGCGGCTGATCAACGGCGAACTCGCTCCCGACGACGGCAACATCACTCTGGAAGCGGGCGCGAAGGCGGCCTACCTCACCCAGCACGTCCCGGCCGGCGACGCCGGCGACATCTTTGATCGCATTGCCGAGGGAGCCGGGCCAATCGGCGAGTCGATCTCCGTGTTTCGGCGACTGGACGCAAAGGCACACGACGGCGGTCTGACACCAGACGAGCAGGCGGAGCTCGAACAGGCGACCTCGGCCATCAACGCGGCCGAGTCCTGGGACATCCTCCCCCGCATCGACCGAACCCTTCGCGAGATGGAACTGGAGCCGGACCGCACGTTCGATTCCCTGTCGGCAGGGATGAAGCGGCGGGTGCTGCTCGGTCGGGCACTGGTCTCCGAGCCGGACCTGTTACTGCTGGACGAACCGACCAACCACCTGGACCTCGAGGCGATCCTCTGGCTGCAGAGCTTTCTGTCCCGATTCGCCGGCACGCTGGTCTTCGTCACGCACGACCGGATGTTTCTGCAGGCGCTGGCGACCCGCATCATCGAGGTCGACCGGGGTCGACTGTTCGACTGGACCTGCGACTACGCGACATTCCTCAAACGCCGCGACGCGATGCTCGCCGCCGAGGCCGAACAGCAGGCTCAGTTCGACAAGAAGCTGGCCGAGGAAGAACGCTGGATCCGGCAGGGGATCAAGGCCCGTCGCACGCGGAACGAAGGGCGGGTCCGCGCCCTCGAGAAAATGCGGGAGGAGCGGCACGCACGTCGCGAGAAGGTCGGCACGGCGAAAATGCAGCTGCAGGAGGCGGACCGCTCCGGCCGGCTCGTCGCCCGGGTGAAAAACATCGCGTTTTCGTATGGCGACCATCCGATCGTCCGGGACTTCAGCACAACAGTCATGCGCGGCGATCGCGTCGGGCTGATCGGTCCCAACGGCGTCGGCAAGTCGACGCTGTTGAAAATCCTGCTCGGCCAACTCGAACCGGACACCGGCGAAGTGACGCTCGGCACGAAACTGGTCGTGTCGTACTTCGACCAGCTGCGCGGGCAGCTCGACGAGACGAAATCGGCCCGCGACAACATCGCCGACGGGGCCGAGATGGTCGAGATCAACGGCCAGCGACGGCACGTACTGGGCTACCTGCAGGACTTTCTGTTCAGTCCTGAACGGGCCCGCACACGGGTCGAGTATCTTTCCGGCGGAGAACGGAACCGGCTGCTGCTCGCCCGCATGTTTGCCTCCCCCTCCAACCTGCTCGTCCTCGACGAACCGACCAACGACCTCGACGCCGAAACACTCGAACTGCTCGAGGAACTGCTTGGTGAGTACTCGGGCACGGTCCTGCTGGTCAGCCACGACCGGGCATTTCTGAACAACGTCGTTACCAGCACGATCGTCTTCGAGGGAGACGGCAACCTGCGGGAGTATGACGGCGGCTACGATGACTGGTTGCGGCAGCGACCCGATCCGACTCCCCAGGCGGAGTCGAAGCCGTCACCGGACAATGGGCGGGCAGCAGACAAACCCGCCACCGAGTCGAAACCGGCCAAACCGCGCAAACTCAGCTTCAAGGAGCAGCGCGAACTCGAGACGCTGCCGAAGCGAATCGAAGAACTCGAAGAACGGCAGGCAGAACTGTTCACACTCATGGCCGATCCGTCGCACTACCAGCAGGACGGTGGCAACATCGCCGAGTCGAAGGCGGAGCTCGAGCAGATTCAGGAGGAGCTGGCGACGGCGTACGAGCGCTGGGAACTGCTCGAAGCGGGTGGTGTCTGAAGCAGCGCACCACATGGTCGCGCTGAAACCATACCTCCGAAGCGATAGAATCCCGGAAACACGGGACAAACCCCGGACTGCGTAGCCTTCACTCTCCCGAGTCGCACGATGTCTGCCGAGATCGATCCCCCTGCCGCTCAGCCCGACCGCGCACCGCTGCGCGTGGCTGTGATCGGGGGCGGCATCTCCGGACTCGCCGCGGCACATCGGCTGCTCGAGCAGAGTTCGACGGCCGAGGTGACGGTCTACGAGGCCGCAGAACGCGTCGGTGGCGTGTTCGGTACGGAGCAGATCGGGGAATACCTGATTGAGACCGGTGCCGATTCCTTCATCACCAACAAGCCGCACGCGCTCGATCTGTGCCGGCGACTCGGGCTCGAAGACCGGCTGATCCCGACCGACAGCACCTACCGCCGCTCGCTGATCCTCCACAATGGGGAACCGGTGCCGACTCCGGACGGCTTCAATCTGATGGTGCCCGCCCGCATCGGTCCGATGCTGACGACGCCCCTGCTCTCGCCACTGGGCAAACTGCGGCTCGGGCTGGAGTACTTCCTGCCGCGACGAACAGACAACGGAGACGAAAGCCTCGCATCGTTCGTCCGCCGTCGTCTGGGACAGCAGACGTTCGAGCGGATCGTGCAGCCGATGGTCGGCGGGATCTACACGTCCGATCCTGAGAAACTCAGCCTTGCCGCGACGCTGCCACGCTTTCTCGACATGGAACGGGATCACGGCAGCCTGATCCGGGCGGCCCTTCGTCAGCGACGGGTCGGTCGCAAAGCCTCCGGCGAAGAGTCCGCGGCCAGCGGGGCCCGCTATGGCCTGTTCGCCAGCCTGAAGGGGGGCATGTCGGAGCTGCTTGAGGCGCTTTCCCGTCGACTCGAAGCAAAGAACGCCCTGCGGCTCGGTTGCCCGGTCGTGGCGATCGAGCCCGCACACGAAGCGGACCGGACTCACTACGAGGTGCGCCTGGCCGACGGAACGTCCATCCTGAGCGATGCCGTCATTCTCGCCCTGCCCGCCTATCGGGCTGCCGACCTGATCGATGGCTGGAACCGCGAACTGGCCGAGACCCTCCGCGAGATCGAATACGCATCGAGCGCCATCGTGATCAGCGGGCATCGCCTCGAAGACATCCGCCATCCGCTCGACGCATTCGGGCTGGTGATTCCGCACATCGAACAGCGGCAGATCCTGGCGGTCTCGTTTCTGAGCCGCAAATTCCCCGGCCGCGCCCCCGATGGTCGGGTTGTGCTGCGGACATTCGTCGGCGGCGCGCTGCAGCCGGAACTGCTCGAGCAGCCGGATGACGATCTGATCGGCATGGTGCAGGGCGAACTGCGGGACATCCTTGGCGTCGAGGGAAAGCCGGATTTCGTTCGCGTCGCACGCTGGCACCGCAAGATGCCGCAGTACCATGTCGGCCATCTGGAACGTGTTCAACAGATCGAATCGCTCACCCGTCGCTCCCCCGGCCTGTTCGTGGCGGGCAATGCGTACCATGGCGTGGGCATTCCCGACTGCATTCGGAGTGGCGAACAGGCGGCAGAGCGTGTGCACGAAACGTTCGTCGCTGCCGGTTCTCCCGCACGCGCCGAAACGTGACCCACAACCCGAGATTGGATCCGGAGATTCCGGTACGGATACAACCGACATGCATGACGCCGAGCCGACCACACCGCCGAGCCGCGACGAACTGGCCGAAATGTACCTCGACCAGCTTCCGTACGAGCCGTATCCGGTTCAGGAAGAGGCCCTGCTCGCCTGGTTCACGCATCCGGAAGGGGTTCTCGTCTGCGCGCCGACCGGAACCGGCAAGACGCTGATCGCCGAAGCGGCGATGTTCGAAGCCCTGCACACCCGCAAACGGGCCTACTATACGACGCCGCTGATTGCTCTGACCGAGCAGAAGTTTCAGGAACTGCAGGATGCGGCCGAACGGTGGGGTTTCTCCCGCGATGACGTCGGCCTGGTTACCGGCAATCGCCGGGTCAATCCCGACGCCATCGTTCTGGTCGTGGTCGCCGAAATCCTGCTCAACCGACTGCTGCACCGGGAAGCGTTCGACTTTGCCGACGTCTCCGGCGTCGTGATGGATGAGTTCCACAGTTTCAACGATCCGGAGCGCGGCATCGTCTGGGAACTCTCGCTGACCATGCTTCCGAAGCATGTCCGTCTGCTGCTCCTCTCGGCCACGGTCGGGAACTCGGGAGAGTTTCTCGGCTGGCTGCACAAGAGTCACGGCCGCAGGCTGCAGCTCGTGCAGAGCACCGACCGCAAGGTGCCGCTTCACTTCGAATGGGTCGGCGACCTGCTCCTCAATCAGCAACTGGAGCGGATGACCGAAGGGGAAGACGAAGACCGCCGCACGCCCACGCTGCTGTTCTGCTTTAACCGGGCCGAATGCTGGACGGTTGCCGAACAGCTCAAAGGACGCTCCCTGCTCGCTTCCGGTCAGCAGAAACAGCTCGCCGCCCGCCTCGATGAATGGGACTGGAAAGGGGGCGTCGGTCCGAAGCTGCGGCAACTGCTGCTGCGGGGCGTTGGCGTGCACCATGCGGGGCTGCTCCCGAAGTTCCGCCGCCGCGTCGAAGAACTGTTCCAGCAGAAGCTGCTTTCGGTCTGTGTCTGCACCGAAACGCTCGCAGCCGGCATCAACCTGCCTGCGCGGTCGGTCGTCCTCACCACGCTGATGAAGGGCCCGCCCGGCAAAAAGAAGGTCGTCGACTCCAGTTCGGCCAAGCAGATGTTCGGCCGCGCAGGTCGCCCGCAGTTCGACACACGCGGATTCGTCTACGCGCTCGCACACGAGGATGACGTCAAGATTGCCCGCTGGAAGGAGCAGTACGACCAGATCCCCGAGGACACGAAGGATCCCAACCTCATCCGGGCGAAGAAGAACCTCAAGCGGAAGATGCCCACCCGCCGTAGCAACGTGCAGTACTGGAACGAGGAGCAGTTCCAGAAGCTGGTGGCCTCCCCGCCCGGCAAGCTGGCCAGCCGCGGTGAGATCCCGTGGCGATTGCTCGCGTACCTGCTGGAGATTTCTCCAGACGTCGACCGGCTGCGCACGTTCGTCCGCAAGCGACTGCTGGCTCCGAACCAGATCGAGAACGCCCAGAAGCGGCTCGACCGGATGCTGTTGACGCTCTGGACCGGCGGCTACGTCGATCTCGAGCCCGACCCGCCACGGGAACGTCCGGTCCCCACTCGGCCACCCCTGCCGGAAGAACTGGGCGTGATTCCTGTCGCACCGTCGCAGTCGGGCGGGGAGGACGACTTCGGCAGCGGACTGTTCGATGACGATTCCGCTGCCGGCGGCGAAGACGCTTCGGCCTCGAAAGAAGAGGAAGCGCCCGAACCGGCACCGGCGTCGATGGGCTCATTCGGCGCCCTGCTGCAGGAAGCGCTCGAATCGGGTGAATCCAAGACCTCGGAGAAGAAGCCGAAGACCACGAAGAAGGGAGACGCTCCGCCGTCCGGCACGAAGGCGGACGACGAGGAACCGTACGAACCACACAAGGCCTTCCCCACCGAAGAATTGCCGAAGCTGCTGCTGTTCCGCAGCGTCAATCCACTGTACGGGCTGTTCGCGACGCAGCACCTTGGACTGGCCGACTTCGCCGAACGGATTCAGATTCTGGAGTCGATCCTCGAACTGCCGCGATCGATTCTCCCGCAGGTTCGTGTGCCGCCGCCGGAGGAGCTTCCGCCCGGTCCGCTGGCCCGCGGCTACCTGGACCAGCAATTGATCGAGCGTGGTCTGGCGACGCAGGAGGACATCGATCCGCCGCCGCGCGAGGAGCAGGTTCAGGGGATGTTTCGTGAGCGCAAGTGGGCGCTGCCGCTGGCGGACAAACTGCTGATGCTGTTTCGCCACGAATACCCCGACGTGCGCGACGTGCGTACCACGCCGGTCTGGGTGGTGGGAGACCTGCTGCATTTTGGCGGGGACTTCAATAAGTACATTTCGGGGCGGGATCTGGCGAAGCAGGAGGGGCTGATTTTCCGGCACCTGCTGCGGATGGTCCTGCTGCTGGGAGAGTTCTCGCAGGTGTCGCCGCCGGGTATCGACCACGCGCAATGGCGCAGCGAGCTACAGGAACTGTCGGACCAGCTGACCGAAAGCTGCCGGGGCGTCGATCCGGAAAGCACCGACAAGGCATTGGAGTCGATGCAGGCAGCGGACGTAGTGGCAGGAGAAGGGGGCGAGGCGAGCGATCTGCCTGGAGTGACCAGCATAGCGCCCGAACCTGGGGCGGCCGGAGCTGGACCGCAGGGAAGCCCCGGTGGCTCGGACTTGGAATCCGGCGAGTCGGAAGTGTGAGCTCCCGGGTGGGAACCGTTCGACGCCTGTTATCCCCGAGCTGACGCTCGGGGCTCGCCTGCGCACACTGTCGTTGAGCGACAACACATCCCGCGGATGGCGTGCAATAAGTCTCCGTAGTTGCTGCGCGCAAGAATCGGGTAGGAGGCGGGGTCGCCCCCGCCGTCCTCCCACACCACCGGACGTACTCATCGTATCCGGCGGTTTCCTTCAATGTTGTAACGACAGGTATCTGACTTCGAGGCTCTGGTAGCCGTGAGTGTCGAACCACTGGTTGCTCATTCCGTGATGCGCCGAGGGCGTACCCGACTTGCGCCACCAGCCCTTGCCGCAGGTCGCCGTCGTCCAGGATTGGTTCCAGGGGACGCCCAGCGATTGCAGAAAGATAGCAATCGATTTCGCGCGCTTGCGTTGCTTGAGCCGCACGCAGCGGAGTTTGCGGCGAATCCACCCGTCCAGTTTCCGCAGAGGCGACCGGGCCACCGCATGGCGGAAGTAGGTCACCCATCCGGTCGTGAACGAATTCACTTCACCGATCATCCGCTCGAAGCTGATGCCTCGATTCCGGCGCGTGATCTGCCGGATACGCTGCCTGGCACGCCGGAGACTGGCGGGAGCGATCGTCCGGCGACCATCGGAGAGCAGCCGGTAGCCGAGGAACTTGCGTTCGCTCACCACCGCCACCGCACTTTTCTCGCGATTGACACGCAGACGAAGTTTCCCTTCCAGAAACATGGTCAGTGAGGTCAGTACCCGTTCACCGGCCGCCTGAGACTGCACGTAGATGTTGCAGTCGTCGGCGTAGCGGCAGAACTTGTGTCCCCGTCGTTCCAGTTCCCGGTCCAGATCATCCAGCAGCCGGTTGGCCAGCAACGGTGAGAGTGGTCCACCCTGCGGTGTCCCTTCGTGTCGGGCGACGCACACCCCGTTCTGCAGCAGCCCGGCTTCCAGGAAGCGGCGGACGATCCGCAGAAGGCGCTTGTCGGCGACCCGTCGGGCCAGACGGGCCATCAGGATGTCATGGTTCACCCGATCAAAGAACTTCTCGAGGTCCATGTCCACCACAATGGTGCGTCCCTCCGCCACATACTCGCTGGCCTGTTGCACCGCCTGATGGGCGCTGCGTCGCGGCCGGAAGCCGTAGCTGGAGTCCGAAAAAGTGGGGTCCAGGATCGGTTCGAGCACTTGCAGGATCGCCTGCTGGACGAGCCGGTCCACCACCGTCGGGATGCCCAGTTGTCGCATTCCGCCGCCCGGCTTGGGGATCTCGACCCCGCGAACCGGTTGTGGCTGATAGCTCCCGTCCAGAAGCCGGGCGATGAATTCCTGTGTGTGCTCTGCGATCCAGCCGGGCAACTCGGCGATGGTCATCCCATCCACTCCGGGAGCCCCCCGGTTCGCTTTCACGCGTCGATACGCTCGGTTCAGATTCTCTGGCTGCGTCACCTCCTCCATCAGAGACTGTGTCAAGGCTCGTGCTGGATCCATCGCCGTGAGTGTTTGCCGCTCCTCGCAGGTCGCAGTTTCGGTTCCGCCTTCGCCGCGGTCCCCGGGGCGTGGCGCATTCGTCTCGTGGCCCCCGAACAGGAGCAACTGACGAAACACTCCACCTTGCTGCCGCTCCGCACTCATCGAGATGTCCCGGCTGCTCCTTGCATCAAAGGATTCGGTCCTTCGCCGGGCACGCGCCCGACTACTATGACCTCTGCTGACTTCTCCCGCCCCTTCCCGGTGCGTTGCCACGCCGGTAGTCCGGATCGCCCGGACGGAGCGGGAGACCTCCCAGGTTAAGTCGTGTTTGCTTCCCTCGGGCCTCGCCGGATCTACCGCAGACGCTTCCGGATGAGTATCGGGCGTCCGTGTCCATTGCCACGTTGCCCAGCGTCAGCGGCCTTGTATCCGATTTCTGTTCGTCGAGTCCGAGTTGTGGTTCCGGTTCCCTTCAGATCCCGCCTCACGACGGGCACCCTGTCCTTCACCGCGAGGTTCCGCTCATCACGGCCCCCAGAGGACTTGCACCTCCTACAAACAAAACATGCCTGGCAAACAAAAACAGCCCGAACCAACTGGTCCGGGCTGATTGTGTCTCGTCGTTGCCGCGGGGCAAACCAGATCAACGCTTGGAGAACTGGAAGCTCCGGCGGGCTTTCTTGAGGCCGTACTTCTTACGTTCGACCATACGGCCGTCACGCGTGAGGTAGCCGCCTTCACTGAGAATGTGATGGAGGCCGGGATTCCGAACCTGCAGGGCACGGGCGATGCCGAGCAGAACCGCACCGGTCTGACCGGTCGGGCCACCACCATTCACCTTCACCCAGACGTCCACCTTGCCGAGCGAATCGGTCGCCTTCAGCGGGGCGAGGACCATTTCCTGGTCACGCTCGAGGGTGAAGTACTCTTTCATGTCGCGACCGTTGACGGTCAGCTTGCCGTCGCCATCGGAGATCCGCACGCGGGCGACCGACGTCTTGCGACGACCGGTGCCGATCGCGGTACCGAAACGATCGATCTTGCCGCGGATGGTCGGCTCTGCAGCGACGGCTCCTTCGCCGCCCATTGCCTGCGAACCGATATCCAGGCCGGGGAAGGCAGGCTGGACAGTCCCTTCCTCGGGGACTTCCGGCAGCGGCTCGGCAGCGGTCGACTCTTCCGGAGCCGGCGTTTCCGCAGGCGCGTCGGAGGCGGCGGGCTCAGTCGCTTCAGCAGCTCCGGACTCGGTCGAAGCAGGTTCGGTCGAAGCAGGTTCGGTCGAAGCGGTCGCTTCGGCGGCACCCGGCTCGGCAGGAGTGGCATCCGAAGTCGGTTCTTGGTTCTCAGGTGTTTCCGTCGACATTTCCGGTATCCGTAGCAACTCGTTCGGATGGGCGCTTAGCGCAGATGTTCGGGCATATCCTCAGGCTGCTGAGCCTGGTGAGGATGTTCGGGGCCAGCATACAGCTTCAGCTTGCGAAGCATCTGCCGCCCCAGCTTGTTCTTCGGGAGCATCCGCCGGACCGCCTCATGCAGGATGAACTCCGGCTTGCGTTCCAGCAAATCAGCAGCAGTCAACACTTTACGACCGCCCGGATAACCGGTGTAGCGATCGTACTCCTTCCGGAGCATCTTCTGCGTGAAGTACGGATGGGTGTCGTGGGCGAGCGGCTGACCGCTGAACCGAACCTTGTCGGCATTTACGACCACCACGTAGTCACCACAATCGACATGCGGCGTGTACGTGGGCTTGTGCTTGCCCATCAGCACGTTGGCCAGTTTCACGGCCATCCGGCCGACGACCTGCCCGTCTCCGTCGACTACATACCAGCGGGGAGTGACAGTCTCCCGCTTTTCCATGAAGGTCTTGGTCACGACCGAATCCTCATATCCCGGGACAGAGCCGACGCCCGGCATCTTCCCAATTCTCACGCGGTGAGCCGTAGAAACCGCCAAGAATAGCGACTCGCCCCAATGCCTTCAACGGCGACGGACCGCGAAACAGACGAAATGCTGCCGATCTCATGTCGGCGGCTCAAGTACAGCCGCCCTCAGGCTTTGACGGCCCTCTCCAGCAGCTCAATCGTCGCTTGTGCCATCGCCGGGGGACTGAATTTCGCCCGGACATTCGTCTGCCCGGTCGTTCCTAACGTTTCGCACGTCTCCGGCTGGTCGGCAAGCTCCTCGAGTGCATCCGCCAACGCCACCGGATCACGCGGCTCGACCAGACGCCCTCCGCCGGTCGCTTCGATCAGTTCCGGGAAGGCACCGTGACGCGGCTGCACCACCGGTCGACCGTTCGCCAGGGCTTCGAGGACGTACAGCCCCTTCGGCTCCTGGAATTCCGTCGGCACCGACAGCACATCGATCGACCGCAGAAACCGGACCTTCTCCTCGTGGGTGGCCGGGCTGCCGACGTACTCGAACGCATCGCCGACCGGTCGCAGCAGCTTCTGCACTTCTCGCAAGTAACTTCGATTCTGCGGAGCCAGATACCCTCCCACCCGCAATCGAGCCTCCGGCCTCCGCTGGTGCAGCACGCAGAACGCTTCTGCGAGATGCCGCAAACCCTTCTCCGGGGCAATGCGGGCGAAGTACCCGACAGTGAACGGCTGGCCGTTTCGCTCCCCCGCCACGCCGTCGTGCCCGTCGAGATCGATCCCGAGCGGCAGCAGACCGAACTTCGTGGAATCGAGCTGCAGATAACGGGCAATGTAATCGCGGTAGAACCGGCTGTGGGTCATGAATCCGTCGAACTCGACCGCACGCCCGGCAACCGCCTCGATGGCCTGCTGCCGATAATCTTCCGGCAGACTGTCGAGAAAAACGTCATCCCCCTGCAGCGTGCAGTAGATCGGCCCCCGGCAGACCTTTCTGACTTCGCGGAGGGCTCCGGCGAGCAGGGCGTTCGAGAAGATAACCACGTCCGGCTCGAGAGCGCAGACGTATTCGGCCAGCTCCGCCACTTCCCGGTGATGTGGCCCCGATTCCCCTTCCAGCATGGCCAGCGTCAGGTCGCCCAGTTCCGCAGCATCGTTGCTGACGGAGATTTTCGTCGCCAGGTTGATCAGCCAGGGCTGGTCGAGGACTCGGGCAATCTTGCGCGGGATCCGCTGCCAGAACCGGTAGCGATAGTCGAGGTAGACGTTCAGCCCGCCCAGAAACACGCGGGGAGAGCTGACGTTCGCTTCGTCGACCCGAATCGGCGTGTACGTGGGAATCAGCGAGACCTGACAGCCAGCCGCCATCAGCGCCCTGGCCCAGGTGTTGTCGTGCATGCAGGAGCCGCAGAACATGCCGGCGCCGCCTGCGGTGATGATCGCGATGTGCGTCACGTCAGGTGGGTCAATCTGGGCAAGTCAGGAAACGTCGTCGCCGGCAGCCAACGGAGGTCCGAGATCTCCCGTCGCCTCGCGATCGGCCATGCTCCAGCGGACGAACTGCCGGAGAATCTCTTCGGACGGCTTCGACTCCCGGATCATCTGGTGGAACTCCTCGAGCGGCAACCCTGTGATCCGTTCCATGTATTCCGGGTACGTCTGGATCCGCTGCAGGAGATCGGCACAGTTCAGCTCCGGATGGAACTGGGTGCAGTAGACGGGTGCGTCGTTGAGACGATAGGCCTGGTTCTCGACACGTTCCGAAGAAGCAAGCAGCGTCGCGTTGGGAGGCAGTTCGACCACCAGGTCCTCATGCCCCATCTGTCCGTTGAACGCGTCCGGAATGGCCGCGAACACCGGGTCGGTGCGGGCCGCTTCGGTCCGAAACAGGCGGTGGGTGCCAAGTT
This region includes:
- a CDS encoding glycosyltransferase family 4 protein, encoding MTHIAIITAGGAGMFCGSCMHDNTWARALMAAGCQVSLIPTYTPIRVDEANVSSPRVFLGGLNVYLDYRYRFWQRIPRKIARVLDQPWLINLATKISVSNDAAELGDLTLAMLEGESGPHHREVAELAEYVCALEPDVVIFSNALLAGALREVRKVCRGPIYCTLQGDDVFLDSLPEDYRQQAIEAVAGRAVEFDGFMTHSRFYRDYIARYLQLDSTKFGLLPLGIDLDGHDGVAGERNGQPFTVGYFARIAPEKGLRHLAEAFCVLHQRRPEARLRVGGYLAPQNRSYLREVQKLLRPVGDAFEYVGSPATHEEKVRFLRSIDVLSVPTEFQEPKGLYVLEALANGRPVVQPRHGAFPELIEATGGGRLVEPRDPVALADALEELADQPETCETLGTTGQTNVRAKFSPPAMAQATIELLERAVKA
- the rplM gene encoding 50S ribosomal protein L13, with amino-acid sequence MPGVGSVPGYEDSVVTKTFMEKRETVTPRWYVVDGDGQVVGRMAVKLANVLMGKHKPTYTPHVDCGDYVVVVNADKVRFSGQPLAHDTHPYFTQKMLRKEYDRYTGYPGGRKVLTAADLLERKPEFILHEAVRRMLPKNKLGRQMLRKLKLYAGPEHPHQAQQPEDMPEHLR
- the rpsI gene encoding 30S ribosomal protein S9, with the translated sequence MGGEGAVAAEPTIRGKIDRFGTAIGTGRRKTSVARVRISDGDGKLTVNGRDMKEYFTLERDQEMVLAPLKATDSLGKVDVWVKVNGGGPTGQTGAVLLGIARALQVRNPGLHHILSEGGYLTRDGRMVERKKYGLKKARRSFQFSKR
- a CDS encoding type 1 glutamine amidotransferase; amino-acid sequence: MTDLTMPPGLRYLLLQVRNPDDPMREHEVTCFARVLRAEVGQIEVFDLLGGPLTPEHLRDIDVVLLGGSGHYSVTDQGPWLDQALDSLRVLHAERKPTFASCWGFQAMARAMGGHVVKDLNRAELGTHRLFRTEAARTDPVFAAIPDAFNGQMGHEDLVVELPPNATLLASSERVENQAYRLNDAPVYCTQFHPELNCADLLQRIQTYPEYMERITGLPLEEFHQMIRESKPSEEILRQFVRWSMADREATGDLGPPLAAGDDVS